One genomic window of Polynucleobacter sp. HIN11 includes the following:
- the lpxK gene encoding tetraacyldisaccharide 4'-kinase: MLFRTAPRFWEKSSFTQSPIRALIDRFISLVLLPLAWLYGLVVWIKQLIVDSGLLHTLRIYRAAPVPIIIVGNIRVGGTGKTPLVIALANELIERGFRPGVISRGYLPNTRSSLTQPTRVDRHSKPNQVGDEPVLMAQRIHDSVPIWVYRKRKACIDALLQSHPEVNVIISDDGLQHVALLRWPAREGGRDLELVVEDERGDGNGRLLPAGPLRESAKRERDATITISEFPPQREPFPSSRELHLSPIIDSVYPLHRPNEPVSFTHMLSRLIGLKVGALAAIGNPKKFFDALTKLGVHIDQTLALSDHTQVHHNDLKALSVDLILITEKDAVKCADIEDSRIWVVPMRLEIPPMFSDWVQEVITRPNPYRK, from the coding sequence ATGCTGTTTAGGACCGCGCCGCGCTTTTGGGAAAAATCTTCTTTTACTCAATCGCCCATTAGAGCACTTATCGATCGCTTCATCAGTCTTGTTTTACTGCCCTTGGCATGGCTCTATGGCCTCGTGGTTTGGATCAAGCAGTTGATCGTGGACTCTGGGCTATTGCACACCCTTAGGATCTATCGGGCTGCGCCAGTTCCCATCATCATCGTGGGCAACATTCGGGTGGGGGGTACGGGTAAGACACCACTCGTGATTGCGCTTGCCAATGAATTGATCGAACGAGGTTTTAGGCCTGGCGTGATTAGCCGTGGCTATCTACCCAATACGCGTTCATCACTCACACAACCCACACGTGTTGATCGTCATAGTAAGCCCAATCAAGTTGGCGATGAGCCAGTACTCATGGCACAACGCATTCACGACTCCGTGCCGATATGGGTCTATCGCAAACGCAAGGCCTGTATAGACGCACTTTTACAATCCCATCCCGAGGTCAATGTGATCATCAGTGATGATGGTTTACAGCATGTGGCCTTATTGCGCTGGCCTGCGCGCGAAGGCGGACGTGATTTAGAGTTGGTCGTTGAGGATGAGCGCGGGGATGGCAATGGCAGACTCTTGCCTGCTGGCCCATTACGCGAGAGTGCTAAGCGTGAGCGCGATGCAACCATCACTATTAGCGAATTCCCTCCCCAGAGAGAGCCTTTTCCTAGTTCTCGCGAACTGCATCTCAGCCCAATAATCGATAGTGTGTATCCCCTACATCGGCCCAATGAGCCAGTCAGCTTTACACACATGCTTAGTCGCTTGATTGGATTAAAAGTGGGAGCACTTGCAGCCATTGGTAATCCCAAGAAGTTTTTTGATGCGCTTACCAAACTGGGGGTGCATATTGATCAAACTCTAGCCCTGTCCGATCACACGCAAGTTCACCACAATGATCTCAAAGCCCTTAGCGTGGATCTCATCCTAATCACCGAGAAAGATGCCGTGAAATGTGCTGATATTGAGGATTCTCGTATTTGGGTCGTTCCCATGCGCCTAGAGATCCCACCCATGTTTAGTGATTGGGTGCAAGAGGTCATCACGCGGCCCAATCCCTATCGCAAATAG
- a CDS encoding ExbD/TolR family protein: MSWLDTSHKSSSRFGMNLGRSSRSFSYAEPEINLIAFIDVLLVILIFLMISTTFTKFQEIAITLPTASGVETVDSAREINIAVSSDGRFALNGKVMNRAQLGSALKQMNASSEQNLRISIDADARAPHQAVMTVLELARDAGLPNIAFSSQAKK; this comes from the coding sequence TTTGGCATGAATTTGGGTCGCTCATCCCGCTCGTTTTCCTATGCCGAACCTGAAATCAATCTGATTGCATTTATTGATGTTCTTTTGGTCATCCTGATCTTTTTGATGATCTCTACTACCTTTACCAAGTTTCAAGAAATTGCGATTACCTTGCCAACGGCTTCAGGCGTCGAGACTGTCGATTCAGCGCGTGAGATCAATATTGCGGTGAGTAGCGATGGCCGCTTTGCTCTCAACGGCAAGGTTATGAATCGCGCTCAATTAGGTAGCGCTCTCAAGCAAATGAATGCTTCATCCGAGCAAAACCTACGCATTAGTATTGATGCCGATGCTCGCGCACCACATCAAGCGGTCATGACGGTATTGGAACTGGCGCGTGATGCGGGTCTTCCCAATATCGCCTTTAGTAGTCAGGCCAAAAAATAA